The Paenibacillus sp. FSL H7-0357 nucleotide sequence CCCGGCACGTTCACGCAGCGGATGAAAGAACTGTTGGGAACGGAGTATGAACAATTTGCGGAGACCTACAAGGAAACTCCTTATGGCGGCATCCGCGCCAATACCTTGAAAATATCGGTGAAGGACCTGCTGGCGCTAGCACCTTTTGAGCTGGAGCCGATTCCCTGGTGTCCGACCGGATTCTATACCGGGGAAGGCGCCAGACCTGGCAAACATCCGTATTACCATGCCGGCCTATATTACATACAGGAGCCGAGTGCAATGGCTCCTGTAGAGCTGCTTGATGTGCAGCCGGGTGACCGGGTGCTGGATTTATGTGCCGCACCGGGCGGCAAATCTACGCAGATCGCCGCTAAGCTGCAAGGCGAAGGTCTTCTGGTCAGCAATGATCTTCATCCGGAGCGGACCAAGGCTTTGGCCAAAAATTTGGAGCTTTACGGTGTCCGCAATGGCATTGTACTGAATGAAAGCCCGGAACGGATCGCAGCAGCATTTCCCGGGTTCTTTGACCGGATTCTAATCGACGCGCCATGCTCCGGTGAAGGCATGTTCCGCAAGGATGAAGACATGGTGAAGCAGTGGGAGCCGGGAACGCCGGAGAAATATGCGGCGATGCAGCGGGACATTCTTGTCTCTGCCGCTGCGGCGCTGAAGCCCGGCGGGACATTGGTCTATTCGACCTGCACGTTTGCTGTAGAAGAGAATGAGGGGACGATAGCCGATTTTCTGGCCGCACATCCCCGGTTCTCACCGGTTCCGGCAGGAGGCACAGGCTCTTTCGCCCCGGGGTTCGGCGAATTGCCGGAGACGGCCCGGCTGTGGCCGCATAAGGTCAAGGGCGAGGGGCATTTCATGGCCGTGCTGCGCCATGATGGAAGCCTCGCTCCGGAAGAGGAAGACGGAGACCGGGACATTGCGCTTGGGATCGCTGCGCGGAACAAGTCAGGCAAAGCATCACCTTCAGCTAAAGCAGCTGGAGGCAAAACAGAAAGAGGACGCGGCGGCAAAGGCGGCCGTGCATTCGGCAAATCCGGCAACGGCTCCGGCAGAGAACAACAAAGCATAGGAGAAGAGACACGGCTTGCCGCCTATACCGATTTCTTTAAGGAGCAGCTCGGCTGGCAGCCTGCGGGATATCCCGTGTGGTTCGGCGAACATTTGTATATCTCGCCATTGCCGAAGGAAGCCTTGGATGGACTGAAGACGATCCGTCCAGGCTGGTATGTAGGTCATGTGCGCAGCGGCCGGTTTATTCCCGGGCATCCGCTCGCTACGGCCCTGCACCCGGAGGAGAGTTGCCGCAGTCTTTCCCTGTCCGGCAGCAGCGGTGAAGCGGTCTCCTATCTTAAAGGCGAAACATTATCCATTCCGGCAGAACGACTGTCTGTGAAGTCAGGCAGTGCACTCAAAGGGTATGTGCTGGTCTGTATCGACGGGTACAGCGCAGGCTGGGCGAAGTGGCAGGACGGAATGCTGA carries:
- a CDS encoding RsmB/NOP family class I SAM-dependent RNA methyltransferase: MAAQLPGTFTQRMKELLGTEYEQFAETYKETPYGGIRANTLKISVKDLLALAPFELEPIPWCPTGFYTGEGARPGKHPYYHAGLYYIQEPSAMAPVELLDVQPGDRVLDLCAAPGGKSTQIAAKLQGEGLLVSNDLHPERTKALAKNLELYGVRNGIVLNESPERIAAAFPGFFDRILIDAPCSGEGMFRKDEDMVKQWEPGTPEKYAAMQRDILVSAAAALKPGGTLVYSTCTFAVEENEGTIADFLAAHPRFSPVPAGGTGSFAPGFGELPETARLWPHKVKGEGHFMAVLRHDGSLAPEEEDGDRDIALGIAARNKSGKASPSAKAAGGKTERGRGGKGGRAFGKSGNGSGREQQSIGEETRLAAYTDFFKEQLGWQPAGYPVWFGEHLYISPLPKEALDGLKTIRPGWYVGHVRSGRFIPGHPLATALHPEESCRSLSLSGSSGEAVSYLKGETLSIPAERLSVKSGSALKGYVLVCIDGYSAGWAKWQDGMLKNEYPAGWRWT